The Helianthus annuus cultivar XRQ/B chromosome 15, HanXRQr2.0-SUNRISE, whole genome shotgun sequence genomic sequence tctctctcctctctctctctctttctctctctaaataaTCAAATAGATTAtatattttaattgtttttataaattaTGTAGGGCCCCATCCTCCACCCCCCTCAAAATGGAAGGAGGCCCATCCTCCATGGGATGGTGATGTGGCGtctacgtggcggcccatccttaTAGGGATGAGCCTCCCCATACCCATTAGTCTAAAAATTAAGGTGCATGTGGGTGATTGATTGAAGCAAAGAAACTACTCAAGATAATGAGGGTAGCACCCCTTGTATGGTTGTACCTTAAGGTTTTTATTAAAATTTGCACTTCATCCGATCCCTTAACGCTTGTTAACACAGTCCACTACCTTCCACCAATCACATGCAAACACacatttgttttttttgtttttttttttgttttttttaattctgTTCTTTTATTTGATATTATAAAACCATTAGAAATTTAAAATAGGTTGGCAGGTAAACAAGCAACAAGCTACACTGCAATTCTCTTTTGAGTTTTGAATAGCAAAACCAATTCTACTGAAAACAAAGTTATGGTTCTTCGACGTTAAGAGATTGTTGTGCACAACCCGCTCTACTGTGTCCGGAGCCAAGAGATCCAAATGTACCAAAAGCCAAAGGGATATGAATAATAGGATGCATAAGGTTTTTAAAAATCTACCAAGGATTCCAATGTTAATGCTCTTATACAAAATCTACCAAAATCAGATAAATCTGCTAAATGCAAAGTCAATTTAAATATCTGcctttaataaaataaaattttggtcGACTGTTTATATCTGcctttaataaaataaaattttggtcGATTGTTTATAATTTGGCATATCCTATAAATCAAAACCAGGTTCCAGACATCAATTTCATTTGCAACGTCCCAAAGAAAACAAAAGGCTTCGGGTGTCGATTTCAGGCTTGAAAAATCCCAAGGTTTTCGGCTTTAGGCTGGAATGAAAACTTCCAAAGGTTTCCAATAACAATTTTAAGACGCGATTGAAAAATCTAGAGATCTGTTTTAAACGGTAGAGTAACATACTCCTAATACACAATTTGACCCACTACAGAACTAGAACCCTCGCCATTTTGGAGGACCACACACCTTGATACCACTAGGCTAAAAGCCTATTGGTATCCAAAGCTGGCCCAGGCATAGTATGATGAATGTCAATTGTTCATCACTTTGGGGCGTTTTTCCCATTGCATCAGTGACATCGTGTATCAGCAGTCGTCGTATATTATAATTTAACAAGacaaataataatatatataactttttaataGAGCGGATAACTCACATCCTCTAAATCTACTCTTAAATCTACGTCTTCTGACGACTACAAGACATGAACCATCCCAATAGGCCAAAAACTAGTTGTATAAAAAACATGTAGCTTAAAGATAAAACAAGTCATATGAATCAGTATATATTTAAAAGTATAGTTTcattaaattataataaaataaaaatcgtCAAAAGATCAGCTAGATCTTTACTAAAAGTGGCCCAACTAGAAACCATGTATGTATTTATGAAAAGCACACCACTTTTGAATTTTTAGCCATAAAAGAGCAAACCAACCGACCTACATGCATGCATCCTTACAGCCTAGCTTTGAAAATGGACAAATGCTTCATTTAATCATGTTGGCCCCATCCATCACCTACAATATATTTGTATTCACAATGTTGTAATCACTTGTACCTAATGCTTTTAACTTGTACAAATATCTAATGACTCTTTAGCTATAATCAAGGAAGATCAAGAAACAAGCAAAAAAGATGAGTGGGCCAAAAAGACAAGAATAATTATGATGCCACTTGAAGATGTGATAATGAGGAGAAATCGCtatataattattaaaaaagGATATGCCAAACACTCACCAGTCACCACCACATGTAAGAGTATCCAAATTTGTTCATATTTCGGTTATGATCTTTTTAACCAAACCATGAGCCAAACCATTAGTAATTGTTTTTAACTATTGTAAACCAAAACCAAACCATTGAAAATTTAAAACCCAACCGAACTGTTAATAGCGGTTTGGATTTGGTTTGGGCTTATTGGCTAAcaaaaaatacaatcaaaataaaGTGATAATGTTCCAAGAGTAAAAATATAAAAGATTAACTCTATGTATTGTTAAACAAAATCCTATCATGTGTATAATCTAAATTAAAAAATTTTATGGGCCCAAGTAAGATATAAGAAGCTACATATCCCAAAAGTGTACGATCCGGTTTGGTTTTTTCAGCTGGTATCAAGTATTAACTGTAAACCAAACCGTTCGGGGCAGTTTGAAAATTGCTAAACTGACCAAAccaaaagatttataaaactaaCTGCGACACCAAAACAATGACCCATTTGGGCGGTTTCAAGCCAAACCATGAACACCGTCTCTCAAACCACGTTGTATACTTGTATTATAGTTAATTATAATCAAAACACTCCCCACGACATTCAACTTTAGTAATCCTGGACACTCAAGTTTGAGAATTCAGACGATGGGCAAAAGTGAAGAATTTTAACATTCTAACATATCACAGATGGAAATGACAAATATAACCATGTAAATAGAGCAAGGAAACTAATGAACCAAATCACAAACTGATATAAACATTATTATGAAATGATACAGAATTGGGTGAACTTTCTTTCAAGTAAAATTTAAATGAATGCAGAAGAAACTGATGTAAAATACAACAATTCAAGTATGGAAACTCCAAATGATGAAAAAACAAAGTATAGTGTGTTTTACCAGTTACCACCATTGATGAACAAGAACACCTCGTTGTCTTAACGATTTGAACAAATCCAAACATTGCCCATAAGTTTTCTGATACTTCGGACTCCTGACACCGGGGCAGCATTTCTGCCACCGATTATAATGGCATTCAAGAAAAACCTCATCAACCAAACAAATAGCCCCGGTTTCAATCAACCTCGGGATCAAATCGAATTCAGTCCCCTCAACATCCATCTTCATCACCACATAATCTTTTTCAGATACAGTGTTCTTCAACCACTCAGCAAAATCAAACCCTTGAATCTCATCAACAGAACCCACAATCCCACCACCTGATTTAACCGGCTGAATCCGCCCCATTCCTCTACCTTGCTCCACATTTTCATCACCCGGAGTTTGATTAATTTCAAACACCAAAGTCTCGTTTTTAACCCAGGCAGCATACGGTAACAAAGTAACACCTTTTTTGAACTTATACTGATCATGAAAATGTCTATCCGCTTCTACCGCGTATATATCAAACGTCTTGTTTTGTTTCGGATACTGTTTCCTAAACCAGCTAACTATACTTGAGCCGTAGCTCCGAGCGCCCACATCTACGTAAACATATCTCTGCTTAAAATTAATATCCACCATGGACGACAAATACTTCACATTTTGAATGTTTTTCTTCAACGTAATCCATGGTTTCAACGGCTCCTTCATAATCAAAGGCTCAGCTCTCTTAACCAAATCTTGTTTATAACCGGAAACAGAGCATTTTCCACTTAAAACCTGCTCTGTTTTCTTCTTAATATTAATTCCATTTACTTTCTTCATCACAATTTCATGAATTTCAGATCCAAATCCATCTATATGTCTCGACCGTATGAATTTACAACAATTGAATAAAGCAATAAAAGAATTGAAGCTATAAGTATCTTTAGAAGCTGTATGAACAACGAAATAACCTTCCGGTTTAACCGTCCGGCAAACTTCCGCAGCAAACTCCCCAGCATTTTCCGATCTGTCCAATCCACCGTCACCGGAAAACACAAAATCAAACGTATTATCCCCAAACGGCTGACGAAACCCTAGGCCTTTAACCACCAACGGCTTAACCGCCTTGTTATAGATCCCAACGGCGTCATCAACTCCGATCTCTTTCAGAGCGTACACATCATCACCAATCGGCGTTTCAACGCAAAGCGCTTTAGATTTCGTTGACAAAAATCCGTCAACGATCAGATCCTGAAACACAGTGATGTAAAACATCACTCGTTTGTGAAACTCCGGCGTCGTTTCACCGGCCGGATGGAGCGTAACCGATGAAACGCCGGCATGACCGACGCCGGCGGCAGTTACGAGTTTGTCGTTACCGATCGGATTGTTGAAGAAGCAGAATTCGTCACCGGAAACGCATGATTCGCCGCGGAGTGTGATGACGTAAGCAAACCGAACGGCGATGAGGAGGAGAGAGAGTAAGAGGAATCGAACGACGGCGTTTCGGAGGAAGCCACGTTTTCCGGTGACCGGATCCATAGTGGATTGAACGAATTGAATGAATTGAATGAATTTATTTGATTTGTGTGAGATTAACGGGAGCAGAAACGGGCGGAGGTGTGGTTAGCGCCGATTAGGGTTTGGTGTGGGTTATTGGATGAAACGAAGAGAAATTGGAGGAATTGAGAGGTGAATTGAGTGTAATAACATTTCATTGTTGGTTGATCTTCTCATGGATGAATAATGTTCATCATTATCTCTGCAAATTTCTTCAAATCTCTGCAAATTTCTGTGAATTTCTAGGGTTTCTTGGAGTGAGAGGAAGGGATGAAGAACACAAGGGTTTGGAGGTtctctttttaatttttaagctaatatatatattttttttcatttatttcttatccgtttttgttttgttttcttattAAATTTGGAAATGTGACGTGGATATATGATGAATGACATTAgattgttttattaaaaataaaaaatattaaattgtCCATCGTTGTAGAGGAAAATGCCATCAAAGTGCGACCCATCCCAAGTGGTTGATATGTATAGTCGGGTCACTATACGTGAGATTGGTGCACGTTTTTCACTCGTACAAAAATCGGCCATTTGATCACTTGCAGAAAAAGTTAGTCTTTTCAATTATAGCCGATGTTGAAAGAATCGGGATCAAGCAGTTCTAAAGAGATGAAAAACAACCACACAACGTTTCTCTAACTAATGGATCAATAATAAAAGCTACTTACAAGTTTTGTTTCATATATCACATGATTGTAAAACTAAGTAGTATACATTCTGCTTATATTAAAGAAGTATAGATTGTAAACTTACCACCAAATTTGGTGTCATCGGCGTGCGGCCTATTCTGATTATATATGCAAAAACAAGTGCATGTCTAGTGAAACCTGCAACATTCGTCAATCCCATTTCAACATACAACATTCATTCGATATTCAAGATTCCAAATAAGCTCCTACCATTCGTTACTTTGAGATTCTGGATTTCAATTTGGAGTCTTTCATCCCTATAAGACCCTAAATCTCATTTTTGTGCCAAATACTTCATATTTGCACATTTAAATTTATACACCTTACTTTCATGGTATTGAAGATCTCATTTTCACATAATTCATACATCATATATTAAGATCATATATAAGGTAAAAAGAGTGAAATACGCTTCTATTTTATAGAAAAATAGACGTGGCACTTTTAGAGACTGATTTGACATGAAACATAAACCACATAGTTGTTAGTTGCATTTTAGGCACAGTTTATCACAACTTAAGTATCCATTTTCATTACATATCACACATACATAAATCAATATTATATTATTTGTGAAATACTTGTTTTTAAAGTATAATTGTTTCATTTGAATCACCAAGGCAAATTATAAGGATAGCACGTAGACAAGCAACAAACTTCGCCGCcatccccttttgaatagaaaaccctaatctaccaaaacaaagcctcgcccctGAGGGTTCGAAAAGTTGCtgtggaccacacgctgaacttTAGCCAAGAACCGAACCGTCTCCGGCGCCAACGAGCCGAACGTGTTAAACGCCAGGGGGGACAAAGGCATGCTGATTATCCTTACAAGCTTTCGCTTGCCTAgccacaaacccattttcccgGGACCGGCTAGGggggatacacctgtgagatcgacacaagcatgtttccgtTATGaaattgtttttattgttttattgtATAGCAGGATTTACTTTaaattgtttttattgttttattttggTGCGAAACAAATGCAAGGGACGATAGTTGGCAACGGAGAGATGATCGATCCATTATGAAAGGAACAAGATAAAGCAAGTGTGGATGAAAAagcttaaaaattaaaaaaaaaatgccaTCATATTACTTGAGTGATGTTGGGCTACAATAAGGCAACCACAGGTCCACAACAATGGACTTAAATATTAGGTGGACATCATATTAGCTAATTTGGGTCTCACAAAATTTCATTGAGCTTGAATCTAAATAGGTTGAATTAAATGTGCTTTGGGCTCATAATGGTTACTAGGAAAATTGTAAGTTGGAGCCCGGAAATACGGAATTTTGGGGCACTCAATTCGAAGTTAGCAATCAACTTTTGACGGCACGGATGAGAATTTGGTATCGGGTatcggtaccgaaccgtaccgggtAAATTTGATACCAATACCGATATTGGTACCCACTTTCCCagtttttcggtaccggtacgatACCGTtatttacgggtaaaacaccggtaaataccgataccggtaccgaaccggtgtatttgataccggtacccactttttccGTTTTTCGGTGCCGAACAGAACAGGTATCGTGCTCATCCCTAGACTGAAGAACGCAAATTAATATCTTTTCGTTTTCGTAAGTTTTGATCGATTTATCCATTGTTAAATCAATTTTAGTTTCAACATTAGGGTATGTTTGATGAATTTAATtcaaatctatttttatttttcttttattttatttttaactatGATTGTAGTCATCTGCGCGTTGTGCAAGGACGCGGTTGAAATTCAGAACGTATCGCACAATATGACAACTGATGAATAAATTCGTAAACTAAACAAAATAATATCTAAatgtgttatgttatttgtgtcgTAACTTGGCtttgaagattaaaaaaataagatAAGGTAAAACAATACAATAAATAACAAAGGTGAAGAAAACGATCGAAATTCGGTCGTTTTTTGATGCACTCGTTataacaaagaaaaagaaaagttcaAAAATGTGTCTAAAAGTATCGACGCGTGCATTAAAAAAACTATGTATGCTTAGCACCTTGATGTGTAAAAGTTCTTGATGAAGCCAAGTGAAGTCTTTCGAAGAACTATCCTAAACCTAATTAAGTTTAGGGGAATGTGTTGAAATTAATGAACCTAATTATGTTTCTATTGCGTTCATTCGAATATTAAGAGTTGACTTATGTAAATATTTAGTATTAATGTCGAGATTAAAACATTAACGGTGGAAAAGTCTGGCATCGTTTAATCGTTTCAAACGGTTGTCTTTAGCGTCAAATCAGCCACCATTAACTCCCTTAAAACCGCCCAATACTATGTATATAAACAGTAATGATGTACCAGTGAATCTCACCAAGGTTTTCGACAACATTATCATTGAATAATCCAACTCTGATTGCATAAGTTCTCATACGCTGTTTCATTAAACACAATCAATCTGATTGTTGTTTGATCCAACATACACGAGAGAGACCGAGAGATCATAAACATTCATACCCTTTTGTCCAACGCTACTTAAGATCGTGTTGTTAAAATCTCGAACTAAGATGAGCTTAAACAAACTTGAGGCTAAATTGGAAGTAATtgaatagagtaaattacaaaaatcgtcctttatgtatgtcacttttTGCAAAccgtgtcctttgtctttaataattacagaaaacgtactcaaTGTTTGCAAACATTTGCaaattatgtcctttagccctaactcggttatttttttgtggttaaatctgaccaaatggaccccacatcagggtattttggtcattttactctcatgtgaagtacatttggtcagatttaatcacaaaaataccctcatgtagggttcatttggtcagatttaaccacaaaaattaacttagttaaaaCTAAAGAAAATAACTTCAAGAATTTACAAATATTGAGTATGTTTTTATGTAATAATTGAAAATACATGTCACATGTCagagtttcttttttttttaaaagacaaAATTGGATCACTAACGAAAAactggagtattatcgtgccaccagTAATTTACTCTTTTCAAATACAAGTCACCGTCAAAAGCCAAAGTCACTTTTACAGTTTTCACATTGACCTTTGAACTTCATGGCCGGAAGTGGAAACCACGCGCCGGCGATCGGCATCGATCTAGGAACAACGTACTCATGCGTCGCCGTTTGGAAGCATAATCGGATCGAGATCATACCTAATGATCAAGGCAACCGAACCACACCTTCTTCCGTTGCTTTCGTTGACGAAGAGCGTCTGATCGGTGATGGCGCCAAAAATCAAGCACCAATGAACCCTGCGAACACCATTTTTGGTCAGTCTACAAGCTTTTATTCTCTAGTTTCTGCTGAACGCATGCTACTTATTTTGTTTACCGATGATTAAACATGTATAAAATCGCCTGAATCGTATCACAAAGTGTTTGTTTTCTGTTATTGTATAGTATTTTAAGCAAGGCAATCGCTCATGTTTACtgttagggttagggtttatCAATAACTAAACAATAGACACCTGACCACACCCATACTTAACTAACTAACTATATTATAAAGGCTCAAGTTCTGATTATGTTAGGTGCTCAGTTCGCTACTTTGATTTTTAGATGCAAAGAGATTGATTGGGAGGAGATTCAGTGATTCCAAAGTACAGGAGGATATCAAGTTGTGGCCTTTTAAGATCATACAAGGGCCTGCCGACACACCAAAGATTGTCGTCACTTACAAAGGTAAAGAGAAGAAGTTTTCGGCTGAGGAAATTTCTTCAATGGTCCTTGGAAAGATGAAAGAAACTGCTGAGGCGTATCTTGGGAAAGTTGTGAAAAATGCTGTGATAACGGTTCCTGCTTATTTCAATGATTCACAGCGTCAGGCTACCAAGGATGCTGGTACTATTGCTGGATTAAATGTCATTCGTATGATCAATGAGCCTACAGCTGCTGCAATCGCGTATGGACTCGACAATCAGTCTGATATTGTTGGCAAGATAAACGTGCTTGTTTTTGATCTAGGTGGTGGCACTTTTGATGTTTCTCTAATGACTATTGAGGGAGGAGGTATATTTGAGGTCAAAGCTGTCGCTGGTGACACTCATTTGGGAGGTGAGGATTTTGATAATCGAATGGTGGATCACTGTGTGCAAGAATTCAAGATGAGATGGAATAAGGACTTAAGTGGGAACCAAAGAGCTCTGGGCAGGTTGAGATTTGCTTGTGAGAAAGCGAAAAGAATTCTCTCATGTACTACTCATACATCTGTTGAATTGGATTGCTTGCATGAGGGGATcgatttttctttgaaaattacTCGAGCTAAATTTGAAAATCTGAACATGGGTTCGTTTAATAAGTGCATTGAGACTTTGAAGACATGTTTAGGTGATGCTAAGATGAAGAAATCATGTGTAGAACAAGTGATTCTTGTTGGTGGCTCAACCAGGATACCAAAGGTCCAACATATGCTACAAGAGTTTTTTGATGGCAGAGAGTTATGCAAGAGTGTGAACCCTGATGAGGCTGTTGCATATGGTGCAGCCATAATGGCTGCAAAGGTAAGTGGTAGCAATGATAAGGGTGTTCAAAATCTGGTGCTACGTGAGGTCACTCCTTTATCACTCGGTGTAGAAGTGCGAGGAGAAGTATTAGATATTGTGATCCCAAGAAACACTCCAATACCTACTAGTAGATCCAAACAATACTATACAATCTGTGATAACCAATCTGTCATCACTACCAAGGTGTATCAAGGTGAAAGATCTAAATCCACAGATAACCATTTGTTGGGCACGTTCAGCATTTATGGAATACCACCTGCTCCCAAAGGAGCGCCTTCAAGTATGAAATGTTTTGATATAGATGCCAATGGTATCCTCACAGTCACAGCTGCTATATCCACCGGTAAGATGGAGAAACTCATAATATCCAATGAAAGTGGAAGGCTCTCCAAAGAAGAGATTGAGAAGATGGTAAATGATGCTGAGAAGTATAGACTTGAGGACCAAGAGTTCAAGAAGAAAGCAGAAGCACGCAATGCATTAGAGGATTGCATATACAACATGAAGAATAAAATCGTAGAGCACAGTGTCAAGAAGCGTGTGCAACCTGATATCTTGAAGCAAATGGAGAAAGCCATTGCTGAAACGACCAAGTGGCTCAAGGACAACCAAGGTGCACCTTTTACTATGCTTCACCTTACGAAGGTACACCTAGAGTTTGTTTGCAAGCCACT encodes the following:
- the LOC110909834 gene encoding uncharacterized protein LOC110909834, producing the protein MDPVTGKRGFLRNAVVRFLLLSLLLIAVRFAYVITLRGESCVSGDEFCFFNNPIGNDKLVTAAGVGHAGVSSVTLHPAGETTPEFHKRVMFYITVFQDLIVDGFLSTKSKALCVETPIGDDVYALKEIGVDDAVGIYNKAVKPLVVKGLGFRQPFGDNTFDFVFSGDGGLDRSENAGEFAAEVCRTVKPEGYFVVHTASKDTYSFNSFIALFNCCKFIRSRHIDGFGSEIHEIVMKKVNGINIKKKTEQVLSGKCSVSGYKQDLVKRAEPLIMKEPLKPWITLKKNIQNVKYLSSMVDINFKQRYVYVDVGARSYGSSIVSWFRKQYPKQNKTFDIYAVEADRHFHDQYKFKKGVTLLPYAAWVKNETLVFEINQTPGDENVEQGRGMGRIQPVKSGGGIVGSVDEIQGFDFAEWLKNTVSEKDYVVMKMDVEGTEFDLIPRLIETGAICLVDEVFLECHYNRWQKCCPGVRSPKYQKTYGQCLDLFKSLRQRGVLVHQWW
- the LOC110909833 gene encoding heat shock cognate 70 kDa protein; its protein translation is MAGSGNHAPAIGIDLGTTYSCVAVWKHNRIEIIPNDQGNRTTPSSVAFVDEERLIGDGAKNQAPMNPANTIFDAKRLIGRRFSDSKVQEDIKLWPFKIIQGPADTPKIVVTYKGKEKKFSAEEISSMVLGKMKETAEAYLGKVVKNAVITVPAYFNDSQRQATKDAGTIAGLNVIRMINEPTAAAIAYGLDNQSDIVGKINVLVFDLGGGTFDVSLMTIEGGGIFEVKAVAGDTHLGGEDFDNRMVDHCVQEFKMRWNKDLSGNQRALGRLRFACEKAKRILSCTTHTSVELDCLHEGIDFSLKITRAKFENLNMGSFNKCIETLKTCLGDAKMKKSCVEQVILVGGSTRIPKVQHMLQEFFDGRELCKSVNPDEAVAYGAAIMAAKVSGSNDKGVQNLVLREVTPLSLGVEVRGEVLDIVIPRNTPIPTSRSKQYYTICDNQSVITTKVYQGERSKSTDNHLLGTFSIYGIPPAPKGAPSSMKCFDIDANGILTVTAAISTGKMEKLIISNESGRLSKEEIEKMVNDAEKYRLEDQEFKKKAEARNALEDCIYNMKNKIVEHSVKKRVQPDILKQMEKAIAETTKWLKDNQGAPFTMLHLTKVHLEFVCKPLF